The Pricia mediterranea genome includes a window with the following:
- the idi gene encoding isopentenyl-diphosphate Delta-isomerase: MEEEHVILVDPNDEPIGTMPKMEAHEKALLHRAFSVFIMNDKGETMLQQRAADKYHSPLLWTNTCCSHQRVGESNVEAGKRRLQEEMGFSVKLDELFFFIYKAPFDNGLTEHEYDHVMIGRYNGEPKINPAEVADWKWMDPEAVKDDIEARPEHYTAWFKIIFEKFYDHIAENSFGQK, translated from the coding sequence ATGGAGGAAGAACATGTAATTTTGGTCGACCCTAACGACGAGCCAATTGGCACTATGCCCAAAATGGAGGCGCATGAAAAAGCGCTGCTTCACCGGGCCTTTTCCGTATTTATTATGAACGATAAGGGGGAGACCATGCTGCAACAGCGTGCGGCGGACAAATACCATTCCCCCTTGCTATGGACGAACACCTGCTGCAGTCACCAGCGGGTGGGCGAATCGAATGTTGAAGCGGGAAAACGAAGGTTGCAAGAAGAGATGGGTTTCTCCGTCAAACTCGACGAACTTTTTTTCTTTATTTACAAGGCCCCGTTCGATAACGGCCTCACCGAGCACGAATACGACCATGTCATGATCGGCAGGTATAATGGGGAACCAAAGATCAATCCCGCCGAGGTGGCGGACTGGAAATGGATGGATCCCGAAGCGGTGAAAGACGATATTGAAGCGCGTCCCGAGCACTATACGGCCTGGTTCAAGATCATTTTCGAGAAGTTCTATGACCATATCGCCGAAAACTCATTTGGCCAGAAATAA
- a CDS encoding PorP/SprF family type IX secretion system membrane protein: protein MVFPKYNKRYCRYLLACLAISFFFLGDGLFAQQDAQYTQYMYNMPSINPGYAGSKESLSITALYRSQWAGLKGAPKTQTLNLHTPIGYRGVGLGVGVLNEQIGPTSETYLDVDFSYTIFTSREGRLAFGLKGSAHLLDIQFSKLDQDIGNSNGPDPLLQQDIDNKFSPNIGAGVYYYNEKFYMGISVPRILETTHFSSSNISTASERMNLYLTSGYVFDLNRDLKFKPALLTKVVRGAPLQVDLSANFLLDEKFILGAAYRWSAAVSGMLGFYIDDGLLLGLAYDRETTDLGGTQFNSGSFEVLLRYDFTQRRNGRIRSPRFF, encoded by the coding sequence ATGGTTTTTCCGAAATACAACAAGCGTTATTGCCGATATCTGCTTGCATGCCTTGCAATAAGTTTCTTTTTTCTTGGGGATGGACTGTTCGCCCAACAAGATGCGCAGTACACCCAGTACATGTACAATATGCCGAGCATTAACCCAGGGTATGCCGGATCGAAGGAGAGCCTGAGCATAACAGCTTTGTACCGGTCGCAATGGGCGGGACTTAAAGGGGCACCGAAGACCCAGACCCTTAATTTACACACTCCCATAGGATATAGAGGCGTAGGCTTAGGCGTGGGCGTCCTTAACGAACAGATCGGTCCCACTTCGGAAACTTATTTAGACGTTGATTTTTCATACACCATTTTTACCTCTAGGGAAGGTAGACTTGCTTTCGGACTAAAGGGAAGTGCGCACCTCTTGGACATCCAATTTTCTAAATTAGATCAGGATATCGGAAATTCCAACGGTCCGGATCCATTGTTGCAACAGGATATCGATAACAAGTTTTCGCCAAATATCGGGGCGGGGGTCTACTACTACAACGAAAAATTTTATATGGGTATCTCGGTTCCGAGAATTTTGGAAACCACCCATTTTAGTTCCTCGAATATTTCTACGGCCAGTGAACGAATGAATCTGTATCTGACTTCCGGCTATGTTTTCGATTTGAACAGGGACTTAAAATTCAAACCTGCCCTATTGACAAAAGTGGTTCGGGGTGCTCCCTTGCAAGTGGATCTTTCCGCTAATTTTCTGCTTGACGAAAAGTTTATATTGGGCGCTGCGTACCGTTGGAGCGCCGCCGTAAGCGGAATGCTCGGTTTTTATATCGACGATGGCCTATTGTTGGGCCTTGCCTACGACCGCGAAACCACCGACCTTGGAGGTACCCAGTTTAATTCGGGATCTTTCGAAGTACTGTTGCGCTACGATTTTACCCAAAGGCGCAACGGACGAATACGCTCCCCGCGGTTCTTTTGA